The proteins below come from a single Pleuronectes platessa chromosome 1, fPlePla1.1, whole genome shotgun sequence genomic window:
- the cenpq gene encoding centromere protein Q → MKPVRGSSRPPSKAPGLKHKRKTTKETKKQQTAQTAQQQDPELRDESSHSRAAQKRKAEDSPSSAKKVKGQNNWKQLPQSTIVSLENIMDLSLLAVLALKRTDRKESQEHLNLMKTRFLAQCAQLTAPVHKQKDLKSSHHHHQEETKRAVAGKSSLSRVEEDLRAVVRALENAEEQTVSLQQTCRALRDQVEEEEEKAKEILQISRQAVLNLRPHPPQKDKTSSETMKKIIADSDSEATARRLGEILQKSKNAQVLLLHAHKHADRLFSSGCSTSSGSPCSEGT, encoded by the exons ATGAAACCTGTACGAGGCTCCAGCCGGCCGCCATCCAAAGCTCCTGGTTTAAAACACAAGAGGAAGACGACGAAAGAGACGAAGAAACAACAGACAGCACAGACGGCACAACAGCAG GACCCGGAGCTCAGGGACGAGAGCAGccacagcagagcagcacagaaGAGGAAAG CTGAAGATTCACCTTCGAGTGCAAAGAAAGTCAAGGGACAAAATAACTGGAAGCAGTTGCCACAGTCCACCATCGTTTCTCTGGAGAACATAATGGACCTGTCATTGCT AGCTGTTCTTGCTTTGAAGAGGACAGACAGGAAAGAGAGCCAGGAACATCTGAACCTGATGAAAACCAG GTTCCTTGCTCAGTGTGCACAGCTCACAGCTCCAGTGCACAAACAAAAAGATTTGAAGAGTTCACATCACCATCACCAGGAGGAGACCAAGAGGGCTGTGGCTGGAAAGTCGAGTTTGAGCAGAGTGGAG GAAGACTTGCGGGCAGTGGTCCGTGCTCTGGAGAATGCTGAGGAGCAGACCGTCTCTTTACAGCAGACATGCAGAGCACTGAGAGAccaggtagaggaagaggaggagaaggctaaAGAG ATTCTTCAGATAAGTAGACAGGCAGTTCTTAACCTTCGTCCTCATCCgccacaaaaagacaaaacatcaTCAGAG acAATGAAAAAGATTATAGCAGACAGTGACTCTGAAGCCACTGCACGAAGACTGGGAGAAATTCTGCAGAAGTCTAAGAACGCACAGGTGCTGCTtctacacgcacacaaacacgctgaTCGACTGTTCAGCTCCGGCTGCAGCACCAGCAGTGGTTCACCTTGTTCAGAAGGAACTTAG
- the txnl4b gene encoding thioredoxin-like protein 4B has translation MSYFLPKLTCKKDIDEVIKCVAEKVVVLRFGRDEDSVCLQLDEILSKTSHDLSNMASIYIVDVNKAPIYTRYFDISYIPSTVFFFNGQHMKVDYGSPDHTKFVGSFKTKQDFMDLIEVIYRGAMRGKMIVQSPIDPRNIPKYDLLYHGI, from the exons ATGAGTTACTTTTTGCCGAAATTAACTTGTAAAAAAGACATAGATGAGGTTATTAAATGCGTGGCGGAGAAAGTCGTAGTTCTGAGGTTCGGCAGAGACGAAGACTCGGTTTGTCTCCAGCTCGACGAGATt TTATCAAAAACTTCCCACGACCTCAGCAACATGGCGTCGATCTACATCGTGGATGTGAACAAAGCTCCGATCTACACGAGATACTTCGACATCAGCTACATCCCCTCCACCGTCTTCTTCTTCAACGGGCAGCACATGAAGGTGGATTATGG ctcCCCAGATCACACCAAATTTGTCGGCAGTTTTAAGACAAAGCAAGATTTCATGGATCTGATTGAAGTCATATACAGAGGAGCCATGCGGGGAAAGATGATTGTTCAGAGTCCCATCGACCCTCGGAATATTCCCAAATATGATCTCCTCTATCATGGGATTTAA
- the blzf1 gene encoding golgin-45 — protein sequence MAAAVVRGAARVPVRGAGDGMETEKPPAILELKTDTLLPGPTDVPLLRVASPKHSPKSAHPAAPQPLGVLHLGKVSREACTEVEAVRIIVPRSAISRSSRTGPAEDKGGPGQPAEDRGSPPPPLVEDWRGQMEKLQNSERRLLQDKEGLCNQLRVQTEVNRELKRLLVASVGDDLQYHFERLSREKNQLILENEALGRSLSHTAEQLERMSIQCDVWRSKFLASRVMADELTNARASMQRQTREAQGAIQDLLLEREEFSGDMVLAHRSLEQLLVSLQWGRQQTYYPSAQPLSTRELAAANHKLADAINSHLLGNTSNSGSSTVVKSSSATAEQLCSTPAEKMAEKVLKILDPISCPESQTEPQLMDSTPSPFLTNKKSIGRFHPYTRYENITFNCCERCSGDILVL from the exons ATGGCCGCTGCAGTTGTGAGAG GTGCTGCCAGGGTGCCTGTCCGAGGCGCTGGCGATGGCATGGAAACTGAGAAACCACCGGCCATCCTGGAGTTAAAAACGGATACGCTGCTACCAGGACCAACTGATGTTCCCCTTCTGAGGGTGGCCAGCCCAAAGCACAGCCCGAAATCTGCCCACCCAGCTGCACCCCAGCCTCTCGGCGTGCTCCATCTGGGCAAGGTTAGTCGAGAGGCCTGCACAGAGGTGGAGGCTGTGAGAATCATCGTACCACGTTCTGCTATAAGCCGGAGCAGTCGCACAGGACCTGCTGAGGATAAAGGGGGCCCCGGGCAACCGGCTGAGGACAGGGGCTCTCCCCCGCCTCCACTGGTGGAGGACTGGAGAGGACAGatggagaagctgcagaactCTGAGCGCAGGCTGCTGCAGGACAAGGAAGGGCTTTGCAATCAGCTCCGTGTGCAGACAGAG GTGAATCGTGAGCTAAAGAGACTTCTGGTGGCGTCGGTGGGCGATGACCTTCAGTACCATTTTGAGCGGCTGTCGCGGGAGAAGAACCAGTTGATTCTGGAGAACGAAGCTCTAGGCCGGAGTCTGTCTCACACTGCAGAGCAGCTGGAGCGAATGAGTATTCAGTGTGACGTTTGGAGGAGCAAGTTCCTGGCCAGCAG AGTCATGGCAGACGAGCTGACGAATGCCAGAGCTTCTATGCAGAGACAAACCCGAGAGGCACAAGGAGCCATTCAGGATCTTCTGTTGGAGAGAGAAGAGTTCTCTGGGGACATGGTTCTCGCTCACAG ATCTCTGGAGCAGCTCCTGGTGTCTCTGCAGTGGGGCCGACAGCAGACCTACTACCCCAGTGCACAGCCTCTCAGCACAAGAGAGCTggcagcagccaatcacaagCTAGCAGACGCCATCAACTCCCACCTACTGGGTAACACCAGTAACAGCGGCAGCAGCACTGTGGTGAAGAGCAGCAGCGCAACAGCCGAGCAGCTGTGCAGCACGCCGGCCGAGAAGATGGCAGAGAAG GTGCTGAAGATTTTAGATCCAATTTCGTGCCCGGAAAGCCAGACTGAACCTCAACTGATGGACTCCACCCCATCACCCTTCCTCACCAATAAGAAGAGCATCGGCAGGTTTCACCCGTACACCCGCTATGAGAACATCACCTTCAACTGCTGCGAGCGCTGCTCAGGAGACATCCTGGTGCTGTAG
- the trmt10c gene encoding tRNA methyltransferase 10 homolog C, producing MLRLFNIQGFHEAYRCSRFVASCVTSRQKLPGFLPVCHHRASVSARLLSTGSPVWKDALQPEGDKSDEPETVDLDKWKSVMRSNAVSEERQQLEDEEEGSDQDEKGGVSSLEATRDLVVMWRQAGKLVPVEMTDEEVEELSKLTTKSGRKKYLKYLAIKEGYKRSHKEKQQQRKVEREAMLERRREEGGDTEEMRNTFLLKFWSRSLDKVLAWKSAQAMLFNQPLVFDLSYSSNMSRRELENTVSQLMEVDGWNRRATEPYHLHFCNLQPGGAYETELLKRYGEETWDRLLITSTERQHVDVFPRDRLVYLTADSPNVLRTFDHSKVYIIGALVDKSIQSGLSLANAKRLKLATARLPLNEFLHWEIGAKNLTLDQMIRIMLALKDTGKWEEALTFVPKRKHDGFLQPQQQQQNKGIIHNKGRGVTNHGPREDGDRLFRSGERTFKTGDQGLYRSHTEPRFTSRDRVAGVSSDRENKAAVTKVRTSFKNNVEQRNKASKPWWNDE from the coding sequence ATGTTGCGGCTCTTCAACATCCAGGGGTTTCATGAAGCCTACCGGTGCAGTCGGTTTGTGGCATCTTGTGTCACCAGTCGACAGAAGCTCCCAGGCTTTCTCCCAGTCTGTCACCACAGAGCCTCCGTGTCTGCACGCCTCCTCAGCACCGGCAGCCCGGTGTGGAAAGatgctctgcagcctgaaggAGACAAGTCAGACGAGCCGGAGACAGTCGATCTGGACAAATGGAAATCTGTGATGAGATCGAACGCTGTATCAGAAGAGAGACAACAGCtcgaagatgaagaggagggaagcGACCAGGATGAGAAAGGTGGCGTTTCTTCCCTGGAGGCCACCAGGGATCTGGTCGTGATGTGGCGGCAGGCTGGGAAGCTGGTACCCGTAGAGATGAcagacgaggaggtggaggagctgtcGAAGCTCACCACCAAGTCCGGCAGGAAGAAGTACCTGAAGTACCTGGCCATCAAGGAGGGCTACAAGCGGAGCCacaaggagaagcagcagcagaggaaggtgGAGAGGGAAGCCATGCTGGAgcgaaggagggaggagggcggtgatacagaggagatgagaaacACCTTCCTCCTCAAGTTCTGGAGCCGCTCCCTGGACAAAGTGCTGGCCTGGAAGAGCGCCCAGGCCATGCTGTTCAACCAGCCGCTGGTGTTTGACCTGAGCTACTCCTCCAACATGTCCAGGCGGGAGCTGGAGAACACAGTGTCCCAGCTGATGGAGGTGGACGGGTGGAACCGGCGTGCCACTGAGCCCTACCACCTCCACTTCTGCAACCTGCAGCCGGGTGGTGCCTACGAGACGGAGCTGCTCAAACGCTATGGCGAGGAGACCTGGGACCGCCTGCTCATCACCAGCACTGAGCGCCAGCACGTCGATGTGTTCCCCCGGGACCGGCTCGTGTACCTCACCGCCGACTCCCCCAACGTCCTCCGCACCTTCGACCACTCCAAGGTCTACATCATCGGAGCTCTGGTAGACAAGTCCATCCAGTCGGGCTTGTCCCTCGCCAACGCCAAGCGTCTGAAGCTGGCCACGGCCCGTTTACCGCTGAACGAGTTCCTCCACTGGGAGATAGGAGCCAAAAATCTGACTCTGGACCAGATGATCCGCATCATGCTCGCTCTCAAGGATACGGGGAAATGGGAGGAGGCGTTGACGTTCGTGCCCAAGAGGAAGCACGATGGATTCctccagccacagcagcagcagcagaataaagggattatccataacaaggGCCGGGGAGTCACAAATCATGGGCCAAGAGAGGATGGAGACAGGCTGTTCAGATCTGGAGAAAGGACATTCAAAACTGGGGACCAGGGTCTTTACAGGTCACATACTGAGCCCAGGTTCACCAGCAGAGACAGAGTGGCTGGAGTTTCCagtgacagagaaaacaaagcagctgtgaccaAAGTACGGACTTCGTTTAAGAACAATGTGGAACAAAGAAATAAGGCCAGCAAGCCGTGGTGGAATGATGAGTGA
- the mrpl16 gene encoding 39S ribosomal protein L16, mitochondrial, translating into MISFIKAAAGGLTGLCRSSGHRQGPLYSHLKVLAAGLKTYDIPPDFSDVVLPEKPKLKFINKVPNLKKAKKEMKKLRDIQGPARAANTFTTGSYAIVALGGGYLHWGHIEMIRLTINRKMDSRTTFARWRVNAPYKPLTRKGLGQRMGGGKGAIDHYVTPVRYGRLIVEVGGKVELGEVQHILIEVAKKLPFPAKVMSRESLAELHQKQADMEENNQNPWTFKQIVQGNMLGIRKVLSPFDLHNHGRFTGKFHIPGRV; encoded by the exons ATGATCTCATTCATCAAGGCCGCTGCGGGCGGACTGACCGGACTCTGCAGATCCTCCGGTCACCGACAAG GTCCTTTGTACAGCCACTTGAAAGTCCTGGCTGCTGGACTCAAGACGTATGACATCCCACCAGACTTCAGTG ATGTGGTGCTGCCTGAGAAACCTAAGCTAAAGTTCATTAACAAGGTGCCCAACTTAAAAAAGGCCaaaaaagagatgaagaagctACGTGATATCCAAGGACCGGCGAGGGCAGCAAATACCTTCACTACAGGATCATACGCTATCGTG GCCCTGGGCGGGGGCTACCTACACTGGGGTCACATAGAGATGATTCGTCTGACCATCAACCGCAAGATGGATTCCCGGACTACATTTGCCCGGTGGCGCGTCAATGCACCATACAAGCCCCTCACCCGTAAAGGTCTGGGTCAGCGCATGGGTGGAGGAAAGGGAGCCATCGACCACTATGTGACGCCTGTGCGCTACGGTCGTTTAATCGTGGAGGTGGGAGGAAAAGTGGAGCTGGGGGAGGTGCAGCATATTTTGATTGAGGTGGCAAAGAAGCTGCCTTTCCCTGCCAAG GTCATGAGCAGAGAGAGCCTAGCAGAGCTGCATCAGAAGCAGGCTGATATGGAGGAGAACAACCAGAATCCCTGGACCTTTAAGCAGATAGTGCAGGGCAACATGCTGGGGATCAGAAAGGTGCTCAGCCCCTTTGACCTGCACAACCACGGACGCTTCACTGGCAAATTTCACATCCCGGGGAGGGTATGA